The Punica granatum isolate Tunisia-2019 chromosome 4, ASM765513v2, whole genome shotgun sequence genome has a window encoding:
- the LOC116205224 gene encoding protein GRAVITROPIC IN THE LIGHT 1, with protein sequence MPDINNGSTNSKPPQISEMFQKFALAFKAKTFELFADEGGGVGELDLDGLSLLDSADEVITGQRVVVIKPDNLANSSLDSPQSTLSAPQVSDTLETQLRLKEGEATTEAPVKKREQSRDVSPVTLLQAAPLRRAKTVSELELRALSTQMSQILITSVFATVSSFEASYLQLQTAHVPFDEEGIKSADKALVLSLQRLSAIKQFFREFCKNPELGLDLPLGSCLEAQVQENQNKLRTLGMVSNRLQLEIDQKDNEVQTLRKKLGDIQKNNLKLSKRLSDRLSTSCEISLTVRVFDSVLHDACRAINRFTKILTSLMRRAGWDLNLASNSVYCDVIYAEKEHNRYAFLSYVCLVLFRGFDSESFGMDENAVFCNGHDSDSGKSNGSLKGLLEHISSNPMEVLSMEPNCAFARFCEKKYQELIHPSMESSIFRDLDGNEAVLSSWRSLTVFYKSFVMMASSVWTLHKLGFSFDPVVEIFQVERGVEYSMVYMEDVLKRSVELGRVKPRVGFTVVPGFKIGSTIVQSKVYLLGLNCGS encoded by the exons ATGCCCGACATCAATAACGGGTCGACCAACTCCAAGCCCCCTCAAATCTCCGAGATGTTCCAGAAGTTCGCCCTCGCCTTCAAGGCCAAGACCTTCGAGCTCTTCGCCGACGAGGGCGGCGGCGTCGGGGAACTCGACCTTGACGGCCTCTCCCTCCTCGACTCGGCCGACGAGGTCATCACCGGCCAGCGCGTCGTCGTCATCAAGCCCGATAACCTCGCCAATTCCTCCCTCGATTCTCCTCAGTCGACGTTGTCGGCCCCACAAGTCTCTGACACCCTCGAGACCCAG TTGAGATTGAAAGAGGGGGAGGCAACAACTGAGGCCCCAGTAAAGAAACGGGAGCAGAGTCGCGATGTCTCCCCAGTGACGCTGTTACAGGCGGCACCCTTAAGGAGAGCCAAAACAGTTAGCGAATTGGAGCTTCGAGCTCTCAGTACCCAGATGTCGCAAATCCTGATCACTTCTGTATTCGCTACTGTCTCTTCATTTGAGGCTTCATACTTGCAACTGCAGACTGCTCATGTTCCCTTTGACGAGGAAGGCATAAAATCTGCTGATAAAGCTCTGGTTCTTAGCCTTCAAAGACTATCCGCTATCAAGCAGTTTTTTAGGGAGTTCTGCAAAAATCCTGAGCTGGGTTTGGATTTGCCTCTCGGGTCTTGCTTGGAAGCTCAGGTTCAGGAGAACCAGAACAAGCTCAGGACGCTTGGGATGGTTTCTAACAGATTGCAGTTAGAGATAGACCAGAAGGACAATGAAGTCCAAACCTTGAGAAAGAAGTTAGGAGATATTCAGAAGAACAACTTGAAGCTTTCAAAGAGGTTATCAGACAGACTCAGCACCTCTTGCGAGATCTCGTTAACTGTTAGAGTCTTTGATTCTGTCTTACATGATGCTTGTAGAGCAATAAACAGGTTCACTAAAATCTTGACCAGTTTGATGAGAAGAGCTGGGTGGGACTTGAATTTGGCTTCAAACTCAGTCTACTGTGATGTCATCTATGCAGAAAAGGAGCATAACCGTTACGCATTTCTATCCTATGTTTGTCTAGTACTGTTTCGAGGTTTCGATTCAGAAAGCTTCGGTATGGACGAGAATGCAGTTTTCTGTAATGGGCATGATTCAGATTCAGGAAAGAGCAATGGCTCCTTGAAGGGATTACTTGAGCATATTTCAAGCAACCCAATGGAGGTTTTGAGTATGGAGCCCAACTGTGCTTTTGCGAGGTTCTGTGAGAAGAAATATCAAGAGCTCATTCACCCATCTATGGAATCCTCGATTTTCAGAGACTTAGACGGGAATGAGGCTGTCTTGAGCTCATGGAGGTCTCTGACTGTGTTCTACAAGTCATTCGTTATGATGGCGAGTTCTGTTTGGACTTTACACAAGTTGGGGTTTTCATTTGATCCTGTAGTTGAAATTTTCCAGGTGGAGAGAGGGGTAGAGTATTCGATGGTTtacatggaagatgtattgaAGAGAAGTGTTGAGCTTGGTAGAGTTAAGCCGAGAGTGGGATTCACCGTGGTTCCAGGTTTTAAGATTGGGAGCACAATCGTGCAGTCTAAGGTATATCTATTGGGATTAAATTGTGGAAGTTAG
- the LOC116203065 gene encoding uncharacterized protein LOC116203065 isoform X1 has protein sequence MVGEGRGQGQGQGQGIIALPGWLQGLLREKFFNACIIHEEARKNEKNIFCLDCSTSFCPHCFSLHSSHRLLQIRRYVYHDVLRLDDAAKLFDCSSVQTYITNSAKVVFLRQRPQTRQCRGSGNICCTCDRPLQDPYLFCSLYCKIDYLWRTEGGLSRNLRDCNFLPLPEDAGLMTPDTVLEPAPTSSGSGGGYGGVGCRTLACTAATDFAPVVRKKRTSVLTCHDPCQTTTTHEPARPVCGPASENSAGLMNRRKKTPHRAPLY, from the exons ATGGTGGGTGAGGGTCGAGGTCAGGGTCAGGGTCAGGGTCAGGGGATCATAGCACTACCGGGGTGGCTGCAAGGGCTGCTGAGGGAGAAGTTCTTCAACGCGTGCATAATTCACGAGGAGGCCCGCAAGAACGAGAAGAACATCTTCTGCTTGGACTGCTCCACCAGCTTCTGCCCCCACTGCTTCTCCCTTCACTCCTCCCACCGCCTCCTTCAG ATACGGAGGTATGTGTACCATGATGTTCTAAGGCTGGATGATGCTGCCAAGCTATTCGACTGTTCCTCCGTTCAG ACATACATAACCAATAGCGCAAAAGTGGTGTTCTTGAGGCAAAGGCCGCAGACAAGGCAGTGCAGAGGCTCCGGCAACATCTGCTGCACTTGCGACAGGCCCCTCCAGGACCCATATCTCTTCTGCTCCCTCTATTGCAAG ATTGACTACCTCTGGAGGACCGAGGGTGGGCTCTCCAGGAACCTCCGTGATTGCAACTTCCTGCCCCTGCCCGAAGACGCCGGCCTCATGACCCCTGACACGGTCCTCGAGCCCGCCCCCACCAGCTCGGGTTCTGGCGGAGGTTACGGAGGGGTGGGGTGCCGGACCCTCGCCTGCACAGCCGCTACTGACTTTGCGCCCGTggtgaggaagaagaggacgAGCGTGCTGACCTGCCACGACCCCTGCCAGACGACGACGACCCATGAACCAGCCCGGCCCGTCTGTGGCCCGGCATCAGAGAACTCTGCCGGGTTGATGAACCGGAGAAAGAAGACCCCGCACAGGGCCCCTCTCTACTGA
- the LOC116203065 gene encoding uncharacterized protein LOC116203065 isoform X2: protein MVGEGRGQGQGQGQGIIALPGWLQGLLREKFFNACIIHEEARKNEKNIFCLDCSTSFCPHCFSLHSSHRLLQIRRYVYHDVLRLDDAAKLFDCSSVQIDYLWRTEGGLSRNLRDCNFLPLPEDAGLMTPDTVLEPAPTSSGSGGGYGGVGCRTLACTAATDFAPVVRKKRTSVLTCHDPCQTTTTHEPARPVCGPASENSAGLMNRRKKTPHRAPLY, encoded by the exons ATGGTGGGTGAGGGTCGAGGTCAGGGTCAGGGTCAGGGTCAGGGGATCATAGCACTACCGGGGTGGCTGCAAGGGCTGCTGAGGGAGAAGTTCTTCAACGCGTGCATAATTCACGAGGAGGCCCGCAAGAACGAGAAGAACATCTTCTGCTTGGACTGCTCCACCAGCTTCTGCCCCCACTGCTTCTCCCTTCACTCCTCCCACCGCCTCCTTCAG ATACGGAGGTATGTGTACCATGATGTTCTAAGGCTGGATGATGCTGCCAAGCTATTCGACTGTTCCTCCGTTCAG ATTGACTACCTCTGGAGGACCGAGGGTGGGCTCTCCAGGAACCTCCGTGATTGCAACTTCCTGCCCCTGCCCGAAGACGCCGGCCTCATGACCCCTGACACGGTCCTCGAGCCCGCCCCCACCAGCTCGGGTTCTGGCGGAGGTTACGGAGGGGTGGGGTGCCGGACCCTCGCCTGCACAGCCGCTACTGACTTTGCGCCCGTggtgaggaagaagaggacgAGCGTGCTGACCTGCCACGACCCCTGCCAGACGACGACGACCCATGAACCAGCCCGGCCCGTCTGTGGCCCGGCATCAGAGAACTCTGCCGGGTTGATGAACCGGAGAAAGAAGACCCCGCACAGGGCCCCTCTCTACTGA